The genomic stretch CACCAAGGTCGACTTCGACGTCGAGGGCGGCGCGCTGCCCGACGCCGCCGCCAACACCCGCCGTGCCCAGGCCATCGCCAAGCTCCAGAAGCAGCACCCGGACCTGAACGTCTCCTACACCCTCCCGGTGATGCCGGAGGGCCTGACCCAGCCCGGCGTGGACCTGCTGGCCGACGCCAAGAAGAACGGTGTGAAGATCGACGCCGTCAACATCATGGCGATGGACTACGGCCCGGCGTACAGCGGCGACATGGGCACCTACGCCGAGCAGGCGGCCACCGCCACGCAGGCCCAGATCAAGGGTGTTCTCGGCCTGAGCGACAGCGCCGCCTGGAAGACCGTCGCGGTCACCCCGATGATCGGCGTCAACGACGTGGTGACGGAGATCTTCAAGGTCGAGGACGCCACCCAGCTGGTGAACTTCGCCAAGTCCAAGGGGCTCGGCTGGCTGTCGATGTGGTCCGGCACCCGCGACAAGGCCTGCCCCGGCGGCCCGAAGCCCGCGGCCGACGCCACGTGCAGCTCCATCGACCAGGACAAGAACGCCTTCAGCAAGGCCTTCGCGGCCTACAAGTAGGCCCGCTGAGTCCGTTCGAGCCCACGGGGGGCGCGCCCCGGCCGGTCTTCCCCCCATCCGGCCGGGGCGCGGCACGTCCCCTCCACGTGCCGCGCCCGGCCATCGCCCCCGTCAGTCCGACTCCACCGCCGGCAGCGCCCCCGACCGGGCTGCCCGTCCGTACCACAGGGCGCTGGACTTCGGCGTCCGCTCCAGCGTGGTGTAGTCGACGTACACCGCGCCGAACCGCTTGTCGTAGCCGTAGGACCACTCGAAGTTGTCCATCAGGGACCACAGGTAGTAGCCGCGGACATCGGCGCCGTCCTCGATGGCGCGGCGCACCGCCGAGAGATGGCCGTGGAGGTAGGCGATCCGCTCCGGGTCGTGGACCCGGCCGTCGGGGTCGGGCTTGTCGTCGTAGGCCGCGCCGTTCTCCGTGATGTACAGCGGCAGCCCCGGGGCCTCGCGGGTGTAGCGCATGATCAGGTCGTGCAGTCCGGTCGGGTCGATCGTCCAGCCCATCTCGGTGCGCTCGCCCGGGGTCTGGTGGAAGGCCACGTCGTCCGCGCCCGGCCAGGGCGAGTGGGCGCTCTCCCCGTGGCCGTCCGCGCGCGGGCCCGCCGGGGCCGACTCGGCGGCCGAAACCAGCGTGGGCGTGTAGTAGTTGAGGCCCAGCGCGTCGAGCGGCTGGTTGATCAGGGCCAGATCGCCGTCCTGGACGTAGTCCCAGTCCGTCAGCGGCGCCGTCGCCGTGAGCAGCGACTGCGGGTAGGCGCCGTGCAATATCGGGCCGTGGAAGATGCCGTTGGCCAGGTCGTCGATGCGCTGCCGGGCCGCCAGGTCCTCCGGGTCGTCGGAAACCGGCCTGACCACCGAGGAGTTGAGGCTGACCGCCACCCCGTTACGGGCCGGCATCACCGAGCGCAGGGCCGAAGCGCCGAGGCCGTGCGCCAGGTTGAGGTGGTGCGCGGCCTTCAGCGAGGCCGCCGGGTCCGTCCGGCCCGGGGCGTGCACCCCGGACGCGTACCCCAGGAAGGCGCTGCACCAGGGCTCGTTGAGCGTGATCCACTGCTC from Streptomyces davaonensis JCM 4913 encodes the following:
- a CDS encoding GH1 family beta-glucosidase, with product MPDSAQPVTPVTFPPAFLWGAATSAYQIEGAVREDGRTPSIWDTFSHTPGKTVGGETGDIAVDHYHRFRDDVALMAELGLTAYRFSISWSRVQPTGRGPAVQRGLDFYRNLVDELLAHGIKPAVTLYHWDLPQELEDAGGWPERDTAYRFAEYAQIVGEALGDRVEQWITLNEPWCSAFLGYASGVHAPGRTDPAASLKAAHHLNLAHGLGASALRSVMPARNGVAVSLNSSVVRPVSDDPEDLAARQRIDDLANGIFHGPILHGAYPQSLLTATAPLTDWDYVQDGDLALINQPLDALGLNYYTPTLVSAAESAPAGPRADGHGESAHSPWPGADDVAFHQTPGERTEMGWTIDPTGLHDLIMRYTREAPGLPLYITENGAAYDDKPDPDGRVHDPERIAYLHGHLSAVRRAIEDGADVRGYYLWSLMDNFEWSYGYDKRFGAVYVDYTTLERTPKSSALWYGRAARSGALPAVESD